Proteins found in one Micromonospora sp. WMMD1082 genomic segment:
- a CDS encoding radical SAM protein — protein MRLHIFGIEVNAVMQCNLACAGCSHASPVATAWSADPRTVLRDLTAVASVADVDEVRVVGGEPLLHPSFTEVLRAIKSSGIGGTVRVITNGTRLHRVGLEWVELVDEVYVSVYPGAVISAHAVRDLRVRAGEAGTRVAVNRFTNFRPVVPVRPLTPDQVAAVFETCQVAHSWSCHTIQEGYVYLCPMTVPGPSSRQPQASRCAIEPLETLAERLDAFLNATTPLPECRSCLGTVGQPTPHRQANRRTWLPLSRSDIDWEHVERVRADPWADNGCVDNTVPLGL, from the coding sequence GTGCGGCTCCACATCTTTGGCATCGAGGTCAACGCCGTTATGCAGTGCAATCTCGCGTGCGCGGGGTGCAGCCACGCGAGTCCGGTCGCGACGGCCTGGAGCGCCGATCCGCGGACGGTGCTACGCGACCTGACCGCAGTGGCGTCGGTCGCGGACGTCGACGAGGTACGCGTCGTCGGCGGCGAACCGCTACTCCACCCGTCCTTCACCGAAGTCCTGCGGGCTATCAAGAGCTCCGGCATCGGCGGCACAGTGCGTGTCATCACAAATGGCACCCGCTTGCACCGCGTTGGGCTGGAGTGGGTCGAGCTCGTCGATGAGGTGTACGTGTCGGTCTATCCCGGTGCGGTCATCTCTGCCCACGCGGTGCGGGACCTTCGAGTCCGCGCTGGCGAGGCCGGAACGCGTGTGGCGGTCAATCGGTTCACCAACTTCCGTCCCGTAGTCCCGGTGAGACCGCTGACGCCGGACCAGGTCGCGGCGGTCTTCGAGACCTGCCAGGTCGCCCATTCGTGGAGTTGCCACACCATCCAGGAAGGCTACGTCTATCTGTGTCCGATGACGGTGCCCGGGCCGTCTAGCCGGCAACCGCAGGCCAGCCGGTGCGCGATCGAACCGCTGGAGACCTTGGCCGAGCGCCTAGATGCGTTTCTCAATGCCACGACGCCGCTGCCCGAGTGCCGCTCGTGCCTCGGGACGGTTGGGCAGCCGACACCGCACCGGCAGGCCAACCGCAGGACCTGGCTGCCGCTGTCTCGGTCTGACATCGATTGGGAACACGTCGAGCGGGTCCGTGCGGACCCTTGGGCGGACAACGGCTGCGTTGACAACACTGTGCCGCTTGGCCTCTGA